One Pseudomonas sp. HOU2 genomic window carries:
- a CDS encoding lysophospholipid acyltransferase: MEKFKGALLVGALRLFALLPWRAVQAVGSAIGWIMWKTPNRSRDVVRINLAKCFPQMDPAERERLVGQSLKDIGKSLTESACAWIWPAQRSIDLVREVEGLDILKEALASGKGVVGITSHLGNWEVLNHFYCSQCKPIIFYRPPKLKAVDELLRKQRVQLGNKVAASTKEGILSVIKEVRKGGAVGIPADPEPAESAGIFVPFFATQALTSKFVPNMLAGGKAVGVFLHALRLPDGSGYKVILEAAPEAMYSTDTEESCAAMSKVVERYVAAYPSQYMWSMKRFKKRPPGEARWY; the protein is encoded by the coding sequence GTGGAAAAGTTTAAAGGCGCCTTGCTGGTAGGCGCTCTGCGGCTGTTTGCCCTGCTGCCATGGCGGGCCGTGCAGGCCGTGGGTTCGGCGATCGGCTGGATCATGTGGAAAACCCCCAACCGCTCCCGCGATGTGGTGCGGATCAACCTCGCCAAATGTTTTCCACAGATGGACCCGGCCGAGCGCGAGCGCCTGGTTGGCCAGAGCCTGAAAGACATCGGCAAATCCCTGACCGAAAGCGCCTGCGCGTGGATCTGGCCGGCGCAGCGCTCGATCGATCTGGTGCGCGAAGTCGAAGGCCTGGACATCCTCAAGGAGGCGCTGGCCTCGGGCAAAGGCGTGGTCGGCATCACCAGTCACCTGGGCAACTGGGAAGTGCTCAACCACTTCTATTGCAGCCAGTGCAAACCGATCATTTTCTACCGCCCGCCGAAGCTCAAGGCGGTGGATGAATTGCTGCGCAAGCAGCGCGTGCAACTGGGCAACAAGGTCGCCGCTTCCACCAAGGAAGGCATTCTCAGCGTCATCAAGGAAGTGCGCAAAGGTGGTGCAGTCGGCATTCCCGCTGACCCGGAACCGGCCGAATCCGCGGGGATCTTCGTGCCGTTCTTCGCCACTCAGGCACTGACCAGCAAATTCGTGCCGAACATGCTTGCCGGCGGCAAAGCGGTCGGGGTGTTCCTGCATGCCCTGCGCCTGCCGGACGGTTCCGGCTACAAAGTGATCCTCGAAGCAGCGCCAGAAGCCATGTACAGCACCGACACTGAGGAATCCTGCGCGGCCATGAGCAAAGTGGTCGAACGCTACGTTGCCGCCTATCCAAGCCAATACATGTGGAGCATGAAGCGCTTCAAGAAACGCCCACCGGGCGAAGCGCGCTGGTACTGA
- the glyQ gene encoding glycine--tRNA ligase subunit alpha: MSQPTPAVRTFQDLILALQQYWAEQGCVVLQPYDMEVGAGTFHTATFLRAIGPETWNAAYVQPSRRPTDGRYGENPNRLQHYYQFQVVLKPNPDNFQELYLGSLKHVGLDPLVHDIRFVEDNWESPTLGAWGLGWEVWLNGMEVTQFTYFQQAGGIECYPVTGEITYGLERLAMYLQGVDSVYDLVWADGPFGKVTYGDVFHQNEVEQSTYNFEHANVDKLFELFDFYESEAKRLIELDQPLPLPSYEMVLKASHTFNLLDARRAISVTARQQYILRVRTLARSVAQAYLLARAKLGFPMATPDLRDEVLAKLEAAQ; this comes from the coding sequence GTGAGCCAGCCTACGCCAGCCGTGCGTACCTTCCAAGACTTGATCCTCGCGCTCCAGCAATACTGGGCCGAGCAAGGTTGTGTGGTACTTCAGCCCTACGATATGGAAGTAGGCGCCGGCACTTTCCACACCGCGACCTTCCTGCGCGCCATCGGCCCGGAAACCTGGAACGCCGCGTACGTGCAGCCAAGCCGCCGTCCGACTGACGGCCGTTACGGCGAAAACCCGAACCGTCTGCAGCACTACTATCAGTTCCAGGTCGTGCTGAAGCCGAACCCGGACAACTTCCAGGAACTGTACCTGGGCTCGCTCAAGCATGTCGGTCTGGACCCGCTGGTCCACGACATCCGCTTCGTCGAAGACAACTGGGAATCGCCGACCCTCGGCGCCTGGGGTCTGGGCTGGGAAGTCTGGCTGAACGGCATGGAAGTGACTCAGTTCACCTACTTCCAGCAGGCCGGCGGCATCGAGTGCTACCCGGTGACCGGCGAGATCACTTACGGTCTCGAGCGTCTGGCCATGTACCTGCAGGGCGTGGACTCGGTCTACGACCTGGTCTGGGCTGACGGCCCGTTCGGCAAGGTGACCTACGGCGACGTGTTCCACCAGAACGAGGTGGAGCAGTCCACCTACAACTTCGAACACGCCAACGTCGACAAACTGTTCGAACTGTTCGACTTCTACGAAAGCGAAGCCAAGCGCCTGATCGAACTCGACCAGCCGCTGCCGTTGCCGAGCTACGAAATGGTCCTGAAGGCCTCGCACACCTTCAACCTGCTGGATGCGCGCCGGGCGATCTCGGTGACCGCGCGTCAGCAATACATCCTGCGCGTACGCACCTTGGCGCGTTCCGTTGCGCAAGCCTACCTGCTGGCCCGCGCCAAGCTGGGCTTCCCGATGGCAACCCCGGACCTGCGTGACGAAGT
- a CDS encoding DNA-3-methyladenine glycosylase I, with the protein MPRCFWCTEDPLYMAYHDQEWGTPLRDAQGLFELLLLEGFQAGLSWITVLRKRERYREVLYGFDVQRVAQMSDAEIDELMLDPGIIRNRLKLNAARRNAQAWLALEDPVAFLWSFVGGRPIINHFKDRSEVPAITPEALAMSKALKKAGFTFVGPTICYALMQASGMVMDHTQDCDRYAQLVNGG; encoded by the coding sequence ATGCCACGCTGCTTTTGGTGTACCGAAGATCCGCTGTACATGGCTTATCACGATCAGGAGTGGGGCACGCCGCTACGCGATGCGCAGGGTTTGTTCGAGTTGCTTTTGCTCGAAGGGTTCCAGGCCGGGCTGTCGTGGATCACCGTGCTGCGCAAACGCGAGCGCTACCGCGAGGTGTTGTACGGCTTCGACGTGCAGCGCGTGGCGCAGATGAGCGACGCCGAGATCGATGAACTGATGCTCGATCCGGGGATCATCCGCAACCGCCTCAAACTCAATGCCGCCCGACGCAATGCCCAGGCCTGGCTGGCGCTGGAGGACCCGGTAGCGTTCCTCTGGTCGTTCGTCGGCGGCCGACCAATCATCAATCATTTCAAGGATCGCAGCGAAGTCCCGGCGATCACCCCCGAAGCGCTGGCGATGAGCAAAGCCCTGAAAAAGGCCGGCTTCACGTTCGTCGGCCCGACCATTTGCTACGCACTGATGCAGGCTTCGGGCATGGTCATGGATCACACTCAGGACTGTGACCGCTACGCGCAGCTGGTCAACGGCGGTTAG
- a CDS encoding tetratricopeptide repeat protein, with protein sequence MLESLEKMLAKGVDNSLLRFGLGKGYLDLGENAKAAEHLQRCVDFDPKYSAAWKLLGKAQLALGDHAAARQAWEQGLEAARAHGDKQAEKEMTVFLKKLDRQAQ encoded by the coding sequence ATGCTCGAATCCCTGGAAAAAATGCTCGCCAAGGGTGTGGATAACTCATTGCTGCGCTTTGGCCTGGGCAAGGGTTATCTGGATTTGGGAGAGAACGCCAAGGCCGCCGAGCATTTACAGCGCTGCGTCGACTTCGATCCGAAGTACTCAGCGGCGTGGAAGCTATTGGGCAAAGCGCAACTCGCACTCGGCGATCACGCCGCCGCACGGCAGGCGTGGGAGCAAGGTCTGGAAGCCGCCCGCGCCCATGGCGACAAGCAGGCTGAAAAGGAAATGACGGTGTTTCTGAAGAAGCTCGACCGTCAGGCGCAATAA
- a CDS encoding PilZ domain-containing protein, which produces MSEQRKSFRIKITHDSFGECLGQTRNLSATGVYVQHPGLASLPKGAVVYGQVQDLPTGAPRVRMEVVTVDAEGIGLRYL; this is translated from the coding sequence ATGTCCGAACAACGCAAATCCTTCCGCATCAAGATCACCCACGACAGCTTCGGCGAATGCCTGGGTCAGACGCGCAATCTGTCGGCCACCGGGGTGTATGTCCAGCATCCAGGCCTGGCTTCACTGCCCAAAGGCGCGGTGGTTTATGGCCAGGTCCAGGATTTACCCACCGGCGCGCCACGGGTGCGGATGGAAGTGGTGACGGTAGATGCCGAGGGCATCGGCCTGCGTTATCTCTAG